One part of the Triplophysa rosa linkage group LG5, Trosa_1v2, whole genome shotgun sequence genome encodes these proteins:
- the samd7 gene encoding sterile alpha motif domain-containing protein 7, whose protein sequence is MTPREQLRKITALGEQGALDEKHWYRLVNGMSAGELRQRQELMMRNQMAMTPQILTQGQQRLQGVPTQFDHRFMERELVPPAEMVSADGRQIHMGSHLGPPLPPNSNVIPGRGFPGTGYGFLPTESMETVARRHELIHKQNIARMEMNAILHQKELENAQQKGLIGIENPMMYQGIQPNHMTFRGRQRLPDGHDIFVHRTALEDLHANSLLMSSPYPPISTLQRERGRRTNRRATNHKSSDTNITLPKGQSEEKNVEQSPGGASGEDKDVEGKVEMCSEVIISKPHQTKVETELSSGSSRKS, encoded by the exons ATGACTCCTCGCGAGCAGCTGAGGAAGATAACAGCACTGGGAGAGCAGGGTGCTCTCGATGAGAAACACTGGTACAGACTGGTCAATGGCATGTCTGCTGGAG AGCTGCGGCAGAGGCAGGAGCTCATGATGAGGAACCAGATGGCCATGACTCCACAGATCCTGACTCAAGGTCAACAGAGACTACAGGGTGTACCCACACAGTTTGATCACCGCTTCATGGAGAG GGAACTGGTGCCACCCGCTGAGATGGTATCAGCTGATGGCAGACAAATCCACATGGGTTCCCATCTTGGTCCACCGCTGCCTCCAAATTCCAATGTCATTCCAGGCAGAGGATTTCCAGGCACAG gTTATGGCTTTCTTCCCACCGAGAGCATGGAGACGGTTGCTAGAAGACATGAGTTAATTCACAAACAGAACATAGCCAG AATGGAGATGAATGCTATCCTGCACCAGAAAGAGTTGGAGAACGCCCAACAAAAGGGTCTCATTGGCATAGAGAATCCCATGATGTACCAGGGTATCCAACCCAACCACATGACCTTCAGGGGTCGTCAGCGTCTTCCAGATGGACACGACATCTTCGTCCACCGCACCGCCCTTGAAGACCTGCATGCCAACAGTCTCCTCATGTCCAGCCCCTACCCACCAATCAGCACGCTGCAAAGAGAGCGAGGACGCAGGACAAACCGAAGGGCCACCAATCATAAGAGCTCAGACACCAACATCACTCTTCCCAAAGGCCAATCAGAAGAGAAGAACGTTGAACAAAGTCCAGGCGGTGCCTCAGGGGAAGACAAGGATGTAGAAGGGAAAGTTGAAATGTGCAGTGAGGTCATCATCAGCAAACCACACCAAACCAAAGTGGAAACTGAGCTGTCTTCCGGCAGCAGTAGAAAAAGC